A region from the Rosa rugosa chromosome 6, drRosRugo1.1, whole genome shotgun sequence genome encodes:
- the LOC133715560 gene encoding uncharacterized protein LOC133715560: MTKKLTQSEPQLAMELDLDSFLNSHLSSSSSDSDHDLTSVPRRTIDEILNDTDSSRSASPSSSPRSSTLSQFLASDPKPPQSDAVSVASGRTEGAARLSQLEEKAVRPGLNLYSRARSGDFPDDSVGRVSRPSPWLLGGVRTNAKPGAALAAAAAASRSMPTPHAAAIKSRRSAGSGSFQKVVEAAELGERSEGGSNFNGDSNAVGSETTPSNSNEVEEDFGGELGRKDEVLEREREVEQVSQVDEVSAGNAGEELDENSTNLDATDVKDNELDENVRVSEEGPPEEEDLDENSLSLKHGDVKDEPTGEDEQHLGGNNGDDEVGDNDNDKDGEDHFDDDDDALGTSITQLVEERIEQLESRRISKKAEKKSRKPLEIAEELEKKQASTALDWEEGAAAQPMRLEGVRRGSTTLGYFNVDAKNTITRTLSAPALRRDHGTPQVLGVHSNYIAIGMSRGVVLVVPSKYSPYNADNMDAKLIFLGLQGERSYAAVTSISFNQQGDLLLAGYADGHITVWDVQRASAAKVITGEHTAPVVHTFFLGHDSQVTRNFKAVTGDSKGLVLLHSFSVVPLLNRFSIKTQCLLDGQKTGTTLSASPLLIDELSGSSSLSSQGNAMGSGSSIGGMMGGVVGGDAGWKLFNEGSSLFEEGVVVFVTHQNALVVRLTPTLHVYAQLSKPDGVREGSMPCTAWKCTTQLHNSPTNSENTPTEAVERVSLLAIAWDRKVQVAKLVKSELKVYGKWSLESAAIGVAWLDDQMLVVLTITGQLCLFAKDGTVIHQTSFSLDGFRGDDLISYHTHFINVFGNPEKAYNNCIAVRGASVYVLGPTHLIVSRLLPWKERIQVLRRAGDWMGSLNMAMTIYDGQAHGVVDLPRTLDAVQEVIMPYLVELLLSYVEEVFSYISVAFCNQIEKMDQVDALNRQSSTVHTEIKEQYTRVGGVAVEFCVHIKRTDILFDEIFLKFVAVQQRDTFLELLEPYILKDMLGSLPPEIMQALVEHYSHKGWLQRVEQCVLHMDISSLDFNQVVRLCREHGLYSALVYLFNKGLNDFRSPLEELLVVLRNSHKEGAMALGYRMLVYLKYCFSGLFFPPGQGKIPPSRLPSLRTELLQFLLEGSDAPNSRALSSEFPGGEYLNLYYLLELDTEATLDVLRCAFTEVETSKWDFSSQNSADADTELQYGNNSTAQSQDSLVQNTIDTLIHIISKDIPQKDGSASSVDSGSVVEWPSKKDIDHLFEFIAYYVACGKANVSKTVLSQILEYLTSENNFPTSVSGDSMISKRREKQVLGLLEVVPETDWNSSSVLQLCEKAQFYQVCGLIHTSRHQYIAALDCYMKDAAEPIHAFAFINKTLLQLTDDECAAFRSAVISRIPELFNLNREGAFFLVMDHFTSAEGSHILSELRSHPRSLFLYLKTVIEVHLSGTLDFSSLKTDNLMGVKDQTKGVEAFLERVSSFPQLLRDSPINLTDDMIELYLELLCQFECKSVLKFLETFDSYRVEHCLRLCQKYAIIDASSFLLERVGDVGSALLLTLSTLNDKFIKLETAVGSLNLSGASRGSASTEYLSNALKVEEVNDIDSILHACIGLCQRNTHRLNPDESEALWFKLLDSFCEPLMDSFSAGTVSKGEDHNRMVTNSLHSQEDEINFTIKWRIPKAHKGADILRKLFSRFIKEIVEGMIGYVRLPTIMSKLLSDNGSQEFGDFKFTILGMLSTYGFERRILDTAKSLIEDDTFYTMSILKKGASHGYAPRNPKCCICDCLLDKNSSSYIRIFNCGHATHLKCEVSENETSSRSSSSGCPVCMPKKKSQRSKNKSVLAEESLVKVFSSRTHHTHGTVVHPHESTSENSYGIQQISRFEMLTNLQKHRGLVEIENMPQLRLAPPAVYHEKVKHGPVLSPGESSSDLVRTEKQSKIKQLREVKVKGSSLRFPLKTNLFGNGKDKISRR, from the exons ATGACCAAGAAGCTCACACAATCGGAACCACAACTCGCCATGGAGCTCGACCTCGACTCGTTCCTCAACTCacacctctcctcctcctcctctgactCCGACCACGACCTCACCTCCGTCCCTCGCCGTACGATCGACGAAATCCTCAACGACACCGATTCATCCAGGTCAGCATCCCCCTCCTCTTCCCCGCGTAGTTCGACCTTATCTCAGTTCCTCGCGTCCGATCCCAAACCGCCACAGAGCGACGCCGTTTCGGTCGCCAGCGGAAGAACCGAGGGAGCGGCGCGGTTGAGTCAATTGGAGGAGAAGGCGGTCCGGCCGGGTTTGAATTTGTACAGCCGGGCTAGGTCCGGGGATTTCCCGGACGATTCGGTCGGGAGAGTTTCGAGGCCGTCGCCGTGGCTGTTGGGAGGTGTGAGGACGAATGCGAAGCCCGGGGCCGCGCTCGCGGCGGCTGCGGCGGCTTCGAGGTCGATGCCGACGCCGCACGCCGCGGCGATCAAGTCGAGGAGGAGCGCCGGGAGCGGGAGTTTCCAGAAGGTTGTGGAGGCTGCGGAATTGGGTGAGAGATCGGAGGGAGGGTCCAATTTTAACGGGGATAGCAATGCGGTTGGTTCCGAAACGACGCCGTCGAATTCGAATGAAGTAGAGGAGGATTTTGGTGGTGAGTTGGGGAGGAAAGATGAGGTtttggagagggagagggaggtaGAGCAGGTGAGTCAGGTTGATGAAGTTAGTGCTGGCAATGCTGGTGAAGAATTGGATGAGAATTCAACAAATTTAGATGCAACTGATGTTAAAGATAATGAATTGGATGAGAATGTTCGGGTTTCGGAGGAAGGTCCACCAGAGGAAGAAGATTTAGATGAAAATAGTCTTTCTTTGAAACATGGTGATGTTAAGGATGAGCCTACTGGTGAGGATGAGCAGCATCTTGGTGGTAATAATGGTGATGATGAGGTTGGTGATAATGACAATGATAAAGATGGTGAGGATcattttgatgatgatgatgatgcattGGGAACTTCAATCACTCAACTTGTGGAGGAGAGAATCGAGCAACTAGAGAGCAGGAGGATTAGTAAAAAAGCGGAAAAGAAATCAAGAAAGCCACTTGAAATCGCCGAAGAGCTAGAGAAGAAACAAGCTTCAACTGCTTTGGATTGGGAAGAGGGTGCTGCTGCTCAACCTATGAGACTTGAGGGTGTTCGGAGAGGGTCCACCACATTGGGATATTTCAATGTTGATGCTAAAAATACCATTACGCGGACCCTTTCTGCTCCGGCTTTGAGGCGTGATCATGGTACGCCACAAGTACTGGGAGTTCACAGTAATTACATTGCAATAGGAATGTCGAGAGGGGTTGTCCTTGTTGTCCCCAGTAAATACTCTCCTTATAATGCTGACAACATGGATGCAAAG CTGATATTTCTTGGATTGCAAGGAGAGCGGTCTTATGCTGCGGTAACTTCTATATCCTTCAATCAGCAAGGGGATCTACTCTTAGCTGGATACGCCGATGGTCACATTACAGTTTGGGATGTTCAGAGGGCATCCGCTGCCAAAGTAATTACCGGAGAACATACAGCTCCAGTTGTacatactttttttttgggGCATGATTCTCAGGTCACACGTAATTTTAAGGCAGTTACTGGGGATAGTAAGGGTCTGGTACTGTTACATTCCTTCTCTGTGGTTCCCCTGCTTAATAGATTCTCCATCAAAACACAG TGCCTTCTAGATGGACAAAAAACAGGCACGACGCTGTCAGCTTCACCACTCCTCATTGATGAATTGAGTGGAAGCTCTTCACTTTCCTCTCAGGGAAATGCGATGGGTTCAGGCAGCAGTATTGGTGGTATGATGGGTGGTGTGGTTGGTGGGGATGCAGGTTGGAAACTCTTCAATGAAGGATCCTCTTTGTTTGAAGAAGGTGTGGTCGTATTTGTCACCCATCAAAATGCTTTGGTG GTAAGACTAACTCCCACTTTGCATGTCTATGCACAACTTTCTAAACCAGATGGGGTTCGGGAGGGTTCCATGCCTTGTACTGCTTGGAAATGCACAACTCAATTGCATAATTCACCTACTAATAGTG AGAATACGCCTACTGAAGCAGTTGAAAGAGTTTCATTACTTGCAATTGCTTGGGATCGGAAAGTTCAGGTAGCAAAGTTGGTCAAATCAGAGCTGAAAGTATATGGTAAATGGTCTCTTGAAAGTGCAGCCATAGGTGTGGCTTGGTTGGACGATCAG ATGCTGGTGGTTCTCACGATAACTGGACAACTTTGTTTGTTTGCAAAGGATGGAACTGTAATTCACCAAACAAGTTTTTCTCTAGATGGTTTTAGAGGGGATGATCTCATTTCTTATCATACTCACTTCATCAATGTATTTGGAAACCCTGAAAAAGCTTATAACAATTGCATAGCTGTAAGAGGAGCTTCTGTATATGTACTTGGACCTACTCATCTTATTGTTTCCCGGCTTCTCCCATGGAAGGAACGGATTCAGGTTTTACGGAGAGCTGGTGACTGGATGGGTTCTTTGAACATGGCAATGACAATTTATGATGGCCAAGCTCATGGTGTTGTTGACCTTCCTAGAACTCTGGATGCTGTACAGGAGGTCATAATGCCCTACCTGGTTGAGCTGCTTTTGTCATATGTAGAGGAAGTTTTTTCTTATATTTCAGTAGCATTCTGcaaccaaattgaaaaaatGGATCAAGTTGATGCCTTAAACAGACAAAGTAGTACTGTGCACACTGAAATTAAAGAGCAATACACCCGTGTTGGTGGGGTTGCAGTTGAATTCTGTGTCCATATCAAGAGGACTGACATACTTTTTGATGAGATCTTCTTGAAGTTTGTAGCTGTTCAACAGAGAG ACACATTTTTGGAACTATTGGAGCCTTATATATTGAAGGACATGCTTGGTTCTCTTCCGCCTGAG ATTATGCAAGCTCTGGTAGAACATTACAGTCACAAAGGGTGGTTACAGCGTGTTGAGCAATGTGTCCTTCACATGGATATTTCTTCATTGGATTTCAATCAG GTTGTTAGGTTATGCCGCGAGCATGGATTATATAGTGCCCTGGTGTATCTTTTCAACAAAGGATTGAATGATTTCAGGTCACCATTAGAGGAGCTGTTGGTGGTCTTGCGAAATAGTCACAAAGAAGGTGCTATGGCCCTTGG ATACAGGATGCTAGTTTATTTGAAGTACTGCTTTTCAGGCCTTTTTTTTCCACCAG GACAAGGAAAAATTCCTCCTTCACGCTTGCCATCTCTCAGAACAGAACTTTTGCAGTTTTTATTGGAGGGTTCTGATGCCCCTAATTCAAGAGCACTCTCAAGCGAATTCCCAGGAGGAGAATATCTCAACCTTTATTATCTCTTAGAGCTAGATACTGAAGCTACTTTAGATGTTCTGAGATGTGCTTTCACAGAAGTTGAAACCTCGAAATGGGACTTCTCTTCTCAAAATTCAGCTGATGCAGATACAGAGCTGCAGTATGGGAATAATTCAACGGCTCAAAGTCAGGATTCATTGGTCCAGAATACAATTGATACTCTTATTCACATTATTAGTAAGGACATTCCCCAGAAGGATGGATCTGCTAGCAGTGTTGACTCTGGATCAGTCGTAGAGTGGCCTTCAAAGAAAGATATTGATCATCTATTCGAGTTTATTGCATATTATGTTGCATGTGGAAAAGCTAATGTCTCGAAGACTGTACTTTCTCAGATTTTGGAGTATTTGACATCAGAGAATAACTTTCCAACGTCTGTTTCTGGAGATAGCATGATttcaaaaagaagagagaagcagGTTCTTGGCCTTCTTGAGGTAGTGCCGGAGACTGATTGGAATTCATCTTCTGTGTTACAGCTATGTGAGAAAGCACAATTTTACCAG GTATGTGGCCTAATTCATACCAGCAGACATCAGTATATTGCTGCCCTGGATTGCTATATGAAAGATGCAGCCGAACCCATTCATGCCTTTGCCTTTATCAACAAAACATTGTTACAGTTGACTGACGATGAATGTGCTGCTTTTCGATCAGCAGTTATTTCTAGAATTCCAGAGCTATTTAACTTAAACAG AGAGGGTGCATTCTTCTTGGTCATGGACCATTTTACCAGTGCAGAAGGTTCTCATATCCTATCTGAACTTCGCTCCCATCCACGAAGCCTTTTCCTGTACTTAAAAACAGTGATTGAGGTTCATTTATCTGGCACCCTCGACTTCTCAAGTTTAAAAACCGACAATCTTATGGGAGTAAAGGATCAAACAAAAGGAGTTGAGGCTTTCTTGGAAAGGGTCTCTAGTTTCCCACAGCTTTTGCGTGATAGTCCTATTAATTTGACTGATGATATGATTGAGCTTTATCTGGAG CTGTTATGCCAGTTTGAATGCAAATCAGTTCTCAAATTCCTAGAGACATTTGATAGCTATCGCGTGGAGCACTGTTTACGCCTCTGCCAGAAATATGCAATAATAGATGCTTCATCATTCTTGTTGGAGAGGGTTGGTGATGTTGGAAGTGCACTTTTACTTACACTTTCCACCCTCAATGACAAATTTATCAAGCTTGAAACTGCTGTTGGTAGTCTAAATTTAAGTGGGGCTTCACGTGGTTCTGCTAGTACAGAATACTTGAGCAATGCTTTGAAAGTGGAGGAG GTGAATGATATAGACAGTATATTGCATGCATGTATAGGATTGTGCCAACGGAACACCCATCGTCTAAATCCTGATGAATCAGAGGCACTCTGGTTCAAATTGCTTGACTC GTTTTGTGAGCCTTTAATGGATTCGTTTAGTGCTGGTACGGTATCTAAAGGAGAAGATCATAATAGAATGGTAACCAATTCATTGCATTCACAAGAGGATGAAATTAATTTCACCATCAAGTGGAGAATCCCAAAGGCTCATAAAGGTGCTGATATTTTAAGAAAATTGTTTTCTCGGTTCATCAAGGAGATTGTTGAGGGCATGATAGGGTATGTTCGCCTTCCAACTATCATGTCAAAGCTCCTTTCTGACAATGGTAGCCAGGAATTTGGTGATTTTAAATTCACAATATTGGGGATGCTTAGCACATATGGCTTCGAAAGAAGAATTCTG GATACTGCCAAGTCCCTGATAGAAGATGATACATTCTATACTATGAGCATCCTCAAGAAAGGAGCCTCACATGGGTATGCTCCTCGCAACCCAAAATGTTGCATATGCGATTGCCTCCTTGACAAGAACTCTTCCAGCTACATTCGCATTTTCAATTGTGGTCATGCAACACATCTTAAATGCGAAGTTTCAGAGAATGAAACATCAAGTCGTAGCTCGTCCTCTGGATGCCCAGTTTGTATGCCCAAGAAGAAATCTCAGAGGTCTAAAAACAAATCGGTTCTAGCAGAGGAGAGTTTAGTGAAGGTGTTTTCATCAAGAACCCATCATACTCATGGAACAGTTGTTCACCCACATGAAAGCACTTCTGAGAATAGCTATGGGATTCAGCAGATATCACGA TTTGAGATGTTGACCAATTTGCAGAAACATCGTGGATTAGTCGAGATTGAAAACATGCCTCAATTGAGGCTTGCCCCACCAGCTGTGTACCATGAAAAGGTTAAGCACGGACCTGTTCTGTCACCAGGAGAGAGCAGCAGTGATCTTGTGAGAACAGAGAAACAAAGTAAAATCAAGCAACTCAGGGAGGTAAAAGTAAAAGGATCATCTCTTCGGTTTCCCTTGAAAACAAACTTATTTGGTAATG GCAAGGACAAGATCAGCAGGCGATGA
- the LOC133715561 gene encoding mediator of RNA polymerase II transcription subunit 4-like — translation MLQPQIVQSPARLGLSNPNSPAFQNPTPPKLPLQQQPSSSASASSSSQHSNLSPSLLSLLSPLPRAQSLLVQMASLASKLFEVSPNRSLWLNAFRGSFPTFLSSQTQSQFSIPLENCPSSTKDVLSQFTALQTQLFEAVAELQEILDLQDAKLKIAHEVRSKDVSLLAFSKKLKDVEQVLDNLVDDYSDLSRPKRVKLDDGSEDDSSCTTTVSSQLNLSDILSYAHRISYTTFAPPEFGAGQAPLRGSLPPAPQEEHMRASQLYNFANLDVGLPKTVDSTEKTIEAIMEPPHPAPTEANQAPNFGALQGRLPPNITIPSGWKPGMPVELPTDFPMPPPGWKPGDPVPLPPVGSLPVPKVEDQHLRPKPQAMHKPQEPIQVMHVELDIPDQDDSSDYSSDEGSFEDDD, via the coding sequence ATGCTTCAACCGCAGATTGTACAATCCCCAGCTAGGCTAGGCCTATCGAACCCCAATTCACCTGCTTTTCAAAACCCTACCCCTCCAAAACTCCCTTTACAGCAGCagccttcttcttctgcttctgcttcttcttcttcacagcaTTCCAATCTCTCCCCATCgctgctctctctcctctcgCCCCTCCCAAGAGCCCAATCCCTTCTAGTTCAAATGGCCTCCCTCGCGTCTAAACTCTTTGAAGTCTCACCTAATCGGTCCCTTTGGCTCAATGCATTCCGCGGTTCCTTCCCAACCTTCCTTTCTTCCCAAACCCAATCTCAGTTTTCAATCCCGCTTGAGAACTGTCCTTCCTCCACCAAAGATGTCCTCTCCCAGTTCACAGCTCTTCAAACCCAACTCTTTGAGGCTGTTGCTGAACTCCAAGAAATTCTTGATCTTCAGGACGCTAAGCTGAAAATTGCACATGAAGTACGGTCCAAGGATGTCTCACTTCTTGCCTTTTCCAAGAAACTCAAGGATGTTGAGCAGGTGCTTGATAATCTTGTTGATGATTACTCTGATTTGTCCCGCCCCAAAAGGGTAAAATTGGATGATGGTTCAGAAGATGATTCTTCATGCACTACTACTGTTTCATCTCAGTTGAATTTATCAGATATTTTGTCATACGCGCATCGGATAAGCTACACAACATTTGCACCACCAGAATTTGGGGCTGGACAGGCTCCTCTTCGCGGATCACTCCCACCTGCCCCGCAGGAGGAGCACATGCGTGCTTCTCAACTATACAATTTTGCAAACCTGGATGTTGGTTTGCCCAAGACTGTAGATAGCACGGAGAAAACAATTGAAGCAATCATGGAGCCCCCACATCCTGCTCCAACAGAAGCCAATCAAGCTCCAAACTTTGGTGCACTTCAAGGTCGGCTTCCTCCAAATATCACAATTCCGTCTGGTTGGAAACCTGGGATGCCTGTGGAGTTGCCTACCGATTTTCCTATGCCCCCACCTGGATGGAAGCCTGGGGACCCAGTGCCTTTGCCCCCAGTGGGATCTCTTCCAGTTCCTAAGGTCGAGGATCAACATTTACGGCCTAAACCTCAAGCAATGCATAAACCGCAAGAGCCAATACAAGTTATGCATGTTGAACTGGATATTCCTGATCAAGACGATAGTAGCGATTATAGTAGCGATGAAGGAAGCTTTGAAGATGATGATTAG
- the LOC133714747 gene encoding pyruvate dehydrogenase E1 component subunit alpha-3, chloroplastic encodes MSFSAATTQPLRLNTTTAGAAARSNDKVPSSLLMSKTPSFLGSTRKLRPGCVAAKPNAQRRSAVVSVSEAVKEKKASASTNLLITREEGLELYEDMVLGRAFEDMCAQMYYRGKMFGFVHLYNGQEAVSTGFIKLTKQEDTVVSTYRDHVHSLSKGVPAREVMSELFGKATGCCRGQGGSMHMFSKDHNLIGGFAFIGEGIPVATGAAFSSKYRREVLKQADCDHVTLAFFGDGTANNGQFFECLNMAALWKLPIVFVVENNLWAIGMSHLRATSDPEIWKKGPAFGMPGVHVDGMDVLKVREVAKEAIGRARRGEGPTLVECETYRFRGHSLADPDELRDPAEKAHYAARDPITALKKYIFEHNLASEQELKAIDKKIDEVLEDAVEFADESPLPPRSQLLENVFADPKGFGIGPDGHYRCEDPKFTQGTAKV; translated from the exons atGTCCTTCTCTGCCGCCACCACCCAGCCCCTCCGGCTCAACACCACCACCGCCGGCGCCGCTGCCAGATCCAATGACAAGGTACCCTCTTCTCTGCTGATGTCAAAGACTCCGTCTTTTTTGGGATCCACCCGCAAGCTCCGACCCGGTTGTGTAGCTGCCAAGCCCAATGCGCAGCGCCGATCCGCGGTGGTTTCGGTCTCCGAGGCTGTCAAGGAGAAGAAGGCCAGTGCTTCCACCAATCTG CTGATAACGAGAGAGGAAGGATTGGAGCTTTATGAAGACATGGTATTGGGTAGAGCTTTTGAGGACATGTGTGCTCAGATGTATTACAGAGGCAAAATGTTTGGGTTTGTTCACCTTTACAATGGCCAAGAAGCTGTGTCAACTGGGTTCATCAAGCTTACAAAGCAGGAAGATACTGTGGTGAGCACATACCGTGATCACGTTCACTCTTTGAGTAAGGGTGTCCCCGCTCGTGAAGTCATGAGTGAGCTCTTCGGAAAGGCTACCGGTTGTTGCCGGGGCCAAGGTGGTTCGATGCATATGTTCTCAAAAGACCACAATTTGATTGGTGGGTTTGCATTTATTGGTGAAGGGATTCCAGTGGCAACAGGAGCAGCCTTCAGCTCTAAATATAGGAGGGAAGTGTTGAAACAGGCAGACTGTGATCATGTGACGTTGGCATTTTTTGGAGATGGGACTGCTAACAATGGCCAGTTCTTTGAATGTTTGAACATGGCTGCATTATGGAAATTACCAATTGTATTTGTTGTGGAAAACAATTTGTGGGCTATTGGAATGTCGCACCTGAGGGCAACTTCTGATCCCGAAATTTGGAAGAAGGGACCTGCATTTGGTATGCCTGGTGTTCATGTGGATGGGATGGATGTTTTGAAGGTGAGGGAAGTGGCAAAGGAGGCAATTGGAAGGGCCCGGAGAGGAGAGGGACCAACCTTGGTGGAATGTGAAACATATAGGTTTAGAGGACACTCATTGGCTGATCCCGATGAGCTCCGTGACCCTG CTGAGAAGGCACACTATGCTGCCAGAGACCCCATCACAGCCTTGAAGAAATACATATTCGAGCACAACTTAGCCAGTGAACAAGAGCTGAAGGCCATAGATAAGAAGATAGATGAGGTGCTTGAGGATGCTGTTGAGTTCGCCGACGAGAGCCCGCTCCCACCTCGCAGCCAGCTGCTCGAGAATGTGTTTGCCGATCCTAAAGGCTTTGGAATAGGGCCTGATGGCCACTACAGATGTGAGGACCCTAAATTTACTCAGGGCACTGCCAAAGTCTAA
- the LOC133717920 gene encoding F-box/kelch-repeat protein At3g06240-like, with amino-acid sequence MEDRGEPNLYLPPEIMDDILLWLPAKSLCRFKCVSKPWKAMISDTHFVKRHINRATENKDVFLQRRRVIFTDAADNGLYTLDLDEFLKNHKHVLLKNHAADTDNGIDNDDDEEDEQVAATKLDYIYREQPSVRVPFFHSCNGLILLELSDLELYLVNPATSESKHLAKPPLDYYEFHNYNYHLYGFGFDSSSSQYQLVQGDICIHDDDIFLGWWGTWFSVYNFETDSWRHKLSSPHPYIPASSQMHRNENGVMLNGRFHWLMKSLKRYNYDDEAFVIVALDAPLIRTREIPLPPELSSGSQLVKLGAFREWLCITLATVEPHHAETYSEFWVMKEYGVRESWTKMRVSIPYAELSHSGFWTESHDLMVFGERLILYNFDEENPQSFQNLSVREIGKVGRVGVYIESLVSVRDLIRDLNNMRINPWIDRRRGKYSYQSAG; translated from the coding sequence ATGGAAGACCGTGGCGAGCCTAACTTGTACCTTCCACCAGAGATTATGGATGATATTCTTTTATGGCTACCAGCCAAGTCCTTATGCCGCTTCAAGTGTGTATCAAAACCATGGAAAGCCATGATATCCGACACCCATTTTGTTAAGAGGCACATCAACAGAGCCACTGAGAACAAGGATGTATTcctccaaagaagaagagtgaTATTCACCGACGCGGCAGACAATGGTCTTTATACTTTGGACTTAGATGAGTTTCTCAAAAATCATAAACATGTGCTTCTTAAGAACCATGCGGCTGATACAGATAATGGTATTGATaacgatgatgatgaagaagatgaacaagTAGCTGCCACTAAGCTCGATTATATTTACCGTGAGCAGCCAAGTGTTCGAGTTCCGTTTTTCCATTCCTGCAATGGCCTGATTCTCCTCGAGTTATCTGATTTGGAGTTATATTTGGTTAACCCTGCAACAAGTGAATCCAAGCATCTAGCAAAACCACCACTAGATTATTACGAGTTCCATAATTATAATTATCACCTATATGGGTTTGGTTTTGATTCCTCCTCTTCTCAATACCAGTTGGTTCAGGGAGACATTTGTATACATGATGATGATATTTTTTTAGGGTGGTGGGGAACCTGGTTTAGTGTCTATAACTTTGAAACTGATTCGTGGCGACATAAATTATCATCCCCGCATCCTTACATTCCTGCAAGTTCACAAATGCATCGAAACGAAAATGGGGTCATGTTGAATGGTCGTTTTCATTGGTTGATGAAGTCGTTGAAAAGATACAATTATGATGATGAGGCATTTGTGATTGTAGCTTTGGATGCACCGTTGATACGGACTCGAGAAATTCCACTACCGCCTGAATTATCCAGTGGCAGTCAATTGGTGAAACTAGGGGCCTTTAGAGAGTGGTTATGCATAACATTAGCGACAGTGGAGCCCCATCATGCAGAAACATATAGTGAGTTTTGGGTCATGAAGGAATATGGAGTGAGGGAGTCGTGGACTAAAATGAGGGTCTCCATCCCTTATGCTGAGTTATCACACTCTGGTTTTTGGACGGAATCTCATGATTTGATGGTTTTTGGAGAAAGGTTAATTTTGTACAATTTTGATGAAGAAAATCCACAAAGCTTCCAGAATTTATCGGTTCGCGAAATTGGCAAAGTTGGTAGAGTTGGAGTATACATTGAGAGCCTTGTTTCAGTTAGGGATCTCATAAGGGATCTCAACAACATGAGAATAAATCCATGGATAGACAGGAGACGTGGAAAATACTCTTATCAATCTGCaggctag
- the LOC133716790 gene encoding profilin-4-like produces MALWQNFVDRHLMEAVDGETGKLNAGAIIGQDYIVRAASPDFPKHDFEDITALLDGFDDPQFFELNGLSFGGKNYRVIQEDDNTIIRGVLETERITIKMTGTLFVIGIYDESIFT; encoded by the exons ATGGCGCTGTGGCAGAATTTTGTAGACCGCCACTTAATGGAAGCAGTTGATGGTGAGACTGGTAAACTCAATGCAGGTGCAATAATCGGACAAGATTATATCGTTCGGGCTGCAAGCCCCGATTTCCCCAAG CATGATTTTGAGGACATAACGGCTCTTCTAGATGGATTCGACGACCCGCAATTCTTCGAGTTGAACGGATTATCATTTGGGGGAAAAAACTACCGGGTCATCCAAGAAGATGACAATACCATCATTCGTGGAGTGCTG GAAACTGAACGAATTACTATAAAAATGACTGGGACTTTGTTCGTCATTGGCATCTATGATGAATCGATCTTCACATAA
- the LOC133716791 gene encoding profilin-1-like, producing MKGNHLTAAAIVGQDGTVWAQSSYFPSFDNGEITAIVEELDQPGRIDILIGGKQYTLIEGIDNEVIRGERGSGGVTIKRTREALVIGIYEEPVTHDMCNALVETLGDYIANTLGM from the exons ATGAAGGGCAATCACCTAACCGCAGCTGCAATCGTAGGACAAGATGGCACTGTTTGGGCTCAAAGCTCCTATTTCCCCTCG TTTGACAATGGTGAGATAACTGCGATTGTGGAAGAATTGGACCAGCCTGGAAGGATTGACATACTTATTGGTGGCAAGCAATACACATTAATTGAAGGAATAGACAACGAAGTCATTCGGGGAGAGCGG gGCTCTGGTGGAGTAACCATCAAAAGGACGAGGGAGGCATTGGTTATCGGCATCTATGAGGAGCCTGTGACTCATGACATGTGCAACGCACTTGTTGAAACATTAGGCGATTACATTGCTAATACTCTTGGAATGTAA